AGATTTGTTGATAAAATTAGAGACGGTGGCAATGACTTGGCAGTAGCTAGAACCTTAGGGGAAAGTGAAAACGTCATTAGAATAATGAGTATTCATAAGAGTAAAGGTTTAGAATTTCCGGTAGTAATTTTGGCTGATATGGGAAAAAAAATAAATTTACAAGATAGTAAAAGTGAATTACTCATGCATAAAAAATTGGGGCTGGGCCCTTATGTGACGAAAGATGATTTGAATTTACGCTATCATAGTATTGCCAGAAGGGCTATTGCTTATAAGATGAATATGGAAAGTCGAGCAGAGGAACTGCGAATTTTATATGTGGCGTTAACGAGAGCCCGTGAAAAGCTTATTTTAGTGGGTAGTGTCAAAAAAATAGAAAATAAAACCAATGAATGGTGTCGTGAAGTCGGTTTGGCAAAAGCTAAGTTGCCGGATTATCTTATTGCGAAGGCACAGAGTTATTTAGATTGGGTTGCACCGGCGATTGCACGGCATCACGATGGTAGCATCTTATTAGAATGTGGACAGTGTTTAAAAACAACTTCAAAAATTATTCATGAAGATTATTCACAGTGGTCGGTTAACATTATTAATTCAAGTGATATTAAAATTTGTGCGATAGTAAAAAGTGACACTGACGAACTACTGTCTAAAATTGCGAAAAATCAATTTATTGACAGTGGTGGCGAAGAAAAATGGGTACAACATGTTTTAGGTTGGCAGTATGAAAATAAGCACTTACAGGAAATTCCGGCGAAATTAACGGTTACGGAATTAAAAAGGCAACAAGATTTTTTAGCTGATGGTAGTGAATTATTGATAAAAAAACCTGATATTATTAAAAGACCACAGTTTATTCAGCAAAAAACAACATTAACCGGTGCTGAATATGGCACTTTATTGCATACGGTAATGCAATACTTAGATTTTCAACAAGATTTAAGTTTAAGTGGTCTAAAAATACAGTTAGAAGAGTTCGTAAGAAACGAAAAAATTGCTAAAGAGCAGGCTGTTAAAGTCGATCTAGAAACTGTGGCTGCATTTTTCAATAGTGACTTGGGGCAAAGACTACTAAAAGCCGATTTGGTGAAAAGGGAAATGCCGTTTGGCATGATGGTTAAAGCTTGTGAGTTTTATCATGAGGTTACCACTGAAACAGAAGAAATTTTTATTCAAGGGATAATTGATCTGTTGTTTATGGAGAATGATAAGTTGATTTTGGTAGATTATAAAACTGATAAAGGCGTTGCTATAGCTGAAGTTGTAGCTAAGTATAAACTGCAACTAGAACTTTATAGTAGAGCGATTGAAGCTATATTTAAAAAACCGGTAGCAGAAAAATATCTGTATCTTTTTAGTAATAATAGTAGTATCAGAGTTAAATAGATATCAAAAAAGTAAATTTTGCATAAAGTAAGCCCCAACGGCAACTATCATAGTTTAGCCGTTGGGGCTTAAATTGTTATATTCATTTTCTAACAGGTTTTTTCACCCCAGATGGGATGGCGCACTTGTTTTAAACTTAACTTATTGACCAGTTTTACTGCTTCTGCTAAAGTGATATCGGTTCGTTGGTCTTTTTGTTCTAGTACACATAACGGATTTTCTACCCCGATTTCACTGCCGGGCATAAAGATATATTCTTTATTGATATTATCACCATAGATATAACCTGCTGTCAGGTGTGATTTGACCATAAAACTCATATTTTTCTCCTAAAACATATCTTTTTTCCACAAGACTAGTGAGCATAGTGCTGTTAGGGTAAACGCAATAACACAAACAAAAATGAAGCCGTTATCTTGCCCAAACGGAACATCGACATTCATACCAAAAAAACTGGAAATCATCGTTGGTATTGCTAAAATAATCGTGATGGAAGCTAAAAATTTCATTACTAAGTTCAAGTTGTTAGAAATAATAGAAGCAAAGGTATCAGCCATTCTGCTTAAAATTTTACTGTGCATTTCTACCATTTCTTTAGCTTGTTGATTTTCAATGATAACATCTTCCAACAAATCTTCATCTTCTTCAAACATTTTGATAATATGTTGAGTATTGTTATTAGACCGCAAACGTAATAACTTATCTAAAACAGCACCGTTACTTCGTAAAGAGGCGTTAAAATAAGTTAAGCCTTTTTGTAATTCCAGTATTTGCAGTAATTCTTGATTTTTCATCGATTGGCGTAAGCGCAATTCGATTTCATCAGATAATTTACTGATTTGTCTTAAATATTTTAGATACAATGTTGCAGATTTATATAAAATCTGAAATAAGAATCTGGTTTTTTTAAAGGTCCTGAAAAACTTGGCGGTTCTTTCGTTAAAATCGGCGATTACCGGATTATCCTCCAAGCTTACCGTAATAGTATAATTACCGGTTAAAATAATGCCTAATGGCAAGGTATCATAGCTATCCTTTGCTCGCATAATTGGAACGTTCGTAAGAATAAGAATGCAGTTATCATCAATTTCAGTACGAGAACGTTCTTCAGCATCAAGGGCTGCTTTTAAAATATCTAAATCAACATCAACTGTTTTGGAAACAGCAATTAATTCGGTGGGCGTTGGGTTAACTAAGTTAAGCCAAGCCCCTTTTTCAAGGTTATCAATTGATAAATCAATTAGATGACCTAAATCATTGCTACGGCAGATTGTTAGCACGTAAACTCCTCCTTGTATAGAGGAATACGTTATTTTCTGATGGATAAGATAGTGATAAAATAGCGTAGTTCCCCTAATTTATTTAATTTTATTGACCAGCGTAAACTAGGGTGGTCTGCGTCCATTTATCTCACCTACCTTTTAATTATTGAAAGATTTCATAAATTTTAGTTTACATTAAAAATAATACTCTTTGCTACTCAAATAGTCAATAAAAAGCATAATATTTAATGGTGA
The nucleotide sequence above comes from Negativicutes bacterium. Encoded proteins:
- a CDS encoding magnesium transporter CorA family protein, giving the protein MLTICRSNDLGHLIDLSIDNLEKGAWLNLVNPTPTELIAVSKTVDVDLDILKAALDAEERSRTEIDDNCILILTNVPIMRAKDSYDTLPLGIILTGNYTITVSLEDNPVIADFNERTAKFFRTFKKTRFLFQILYKSATLYLKYLRQISKLSDEIELRLRQSMKNQELLQILELQKGLTYFNASLRSNGAVLDKLLRLRSNNNTQHIIKMFEEDEDLLEDVIIENQQAKEMVEMHSKILSRMADTFASIISNNLNLVMKFLASITIILAIPTMISSFFGMNVDVPFGQDNGFIFVCVIAFTLTALCSLVLWKKDMF